AAGAAAGGGCGAATATGTTTTTAATGCCGATACCCATAGACTGCGCGGCTTGTTGGTCAAATGCTGTTGCCCTCATGGCAATGCCGATGGATGAGTATTTGAAAAACAGAGAGAAGACGGCAAACAGCAGCAGGCAGAGAACAAAGGCGGCTACATATACCGGAGCAATAGGCAGTCCGATAAGTATAAAAGGTTCCTGCGGAAGAATGGGCGGAAAAACTCTGATCTGCGTGCCCCAGAAGACTTGAACCAGAGATTTCAGAATGGATGAAAGTCCGATTGTAACCATTACTACGGATATGATCGGTTCACCGATGAGGGGGCGAAGTATCATTCTTTCTATCACCAGCCCGAGGATTACGGAGAAAGCCAGCGTCATCAGAAAGGCCAGCGCGAAAGGAATCTGGTACTGAACCGTCAGCGCGAAGCAGATGTACGCACCGGCCATGACCATTTCGCCTTGTGCAAAGTTAACAACTTTTGTTGCCTTGTAGATGATAACAAAACCAAGGGCGACCAGACTGTATATGGAACCAACAACAAGGCCGTTGATTATAAGTTGGAAATAATATTCCATGATCAAACCTTCCTTGCGGGGTTGTTTAGTTCGCGAATGGCTATGTCGCCCGACATGGTGCGTTCGGAGCCGTCCTGGTATCTGATGCGGGTGGTGAGATTCAGCATGGAATCCCCGTTATACAATGCGTTTATAAGATCTTCGTATCTCTGTTCGATAACTTTTCTACGAATTTTACGGGTACGGGTCAGCTCTCCGTCGTCTGCATCAAGTTCCTTGAACAGCAGGGCAAATCGTTTGATAGATGTGCCTTTCTGCAAGGTTTCATTGATGGAGGAAACTTCCTTTGCAATGAGGTCGTAAAGGCGTGGATTGGCGGCTAAATCCTGATATGTTGTGTAGGTGAGTTGTTCCTGTTCAGCCCAGCGTCCGGCAATGTCACTGTCGAGACAGATAATGGCGGTGATATAATCCCGCTCCCGTCCGATGACGACAGTTTCCTGCACGTAGGTGGAAAACTTAATTTTGTTTTCAATAAATTGAGGCGAGAAGCGGGTTCCGTCATTAAGTTCCATTACGTCGCTTAAACGGTCGATAATGATAAGTTGTCCGTTATCCTTAAAGTATCCTGCGTCACCGGATTTGAGCCATCCGTCTTCAAGTGTTTCCGCTGTTGCTTCTTTATTTTTAAGGTAGCCGAGGAAAACGGCCGGACTCTTGGAAAGAACTTCTCCTTCGTCAGATATTTTGATCTGTGTTTCTGAGATAGGTTCGCCGACTGTGTCGAAATTGATTTCGCCGTTTTTATGGATGCAGGATATTCCGGCAATTTCGGTCTGTCCGTAAATCTGTTTTAAGTTGATACCGAGAGCGTGAAAGAATGTAAAAGTGTCCGGCCCGAGAGGAGCTCCACCCGTTGATGCAGACCGAATGCGCGAGAATCCGAGTCTGTCGCGCATGGCTCTGAATAATCCTATTTCTGCAAGTTTATAGCCGAGTTCCAATGCGTTGCTTGGTTTTTCGCCGTGAAGAATTTTTTCAGCGTACTTAATTCCGATAGGCATGAGTGTGTTGAAAATCCATCTTTTAAACGGCGTGGTTTCCATTATGCGAACGCGAACTTTTGCGGCCATGTTTTCCCAAACTCGGGGCGGTGAAAATATGAGATGCGGTCCGATTTCACGAATGTTTTCCTGTATGGTGTCCGGTTCTTCCGGGAAGTTGACGCAGAAGCCGAACAGTAAAGCTGAAGCTACCGCCATCATTTGTTCTCCCATCCATGCAAGGGGTAGAAAGGAAACAAATTCATCAGATTCGTTTTTCGGATCGGATATTCCGAGATTGTAAGCCATGGAGAGTAAATTAGTATGCGACATCATCGCCAGCTTGGGGCGGCCTGTTGAGCCTGAAGTTGTAGCAATGATTGCTATGTCGTCTGGTGCTGTCTCTTTGGACCACTTTTCAAAGTCGGATGCAGTGTCGCGGCCCATGTCGCAAATTTCATCAAAGGACATGAGTCCTTCTTCTTTGTATCCGACTAGCCCTTTGGGATCGTGATAGATGATGTGTTTGAGCTGCGGCAGTTCATGGCGGATAGACATGATTTTATCAACCTGTTCCTGATCTTCCGCCACTACCAGTTTCGCTTCTGAAAGTGTGAACACGTAACCTATTTCGTCAGCCGGAGCGTCTTGATAAAGGCCGACGGAGTAACCGCCGATTCCTTGAACAGCCAATTGTGCCCAGAGCCATTCAGGTCTATTATCACCGATGATGATAATGGCATCGCCTTTTTCTATGCCCAGTTTTTTAAGTCCGCCTGCGAATTCGGAGGTGATGGTCAGATAATCTTTGTATGTAAAAGGCTGCCATATGCCGTGATGTTTTTCGCGCATGGCAGTTCGGTCCCCGCGTTCGCGGGCATTCTTGATCAGTAAGGCCGGAAGGGTTGTTTTGTAAATTTTTGTCATATTAACGCCCTTGGTAAAGCCCGTCTTCGTCGCCGAGGTAGGCGCTGATGACTTTGGGATTGCTTTGAACTTCTTCCGGTGTTCCGCTGGCTAAAATTCTGCCGAAATCAAGAACTACGACGTGATCTGAAATGTCCATGACAACACCCATATCGTGTTCAACTAAAAAGACGGAAATTCCCCATTCTTCGTTGATGTCGAGAATATATCTGGCCATATCTTCTGTTTCTTCGAGGTTCATGCCTGCCATAGGCTCGTCTAAAAGCAGAAGTTCAGGCTCGGCGGCCAGAGCGCGGCCCAGTTCGACTTTCTTTTGTACTCCGTAAGGTAAATGTCCGGCAGCTTGATGGCGGTAGGGGGAGAGTCCCAGAAAATCGATAATTTCTTCAACGCGCGCACGGTGTATTGATTCTTCTTTGCGGGCTTTGCCGAAGTAGAAAAGAGATGCGAGTAATCCGTATTTTATGCGGGAGTGCCGTCCGACCATCAGGTTATCAAGTACAGATAATCCTTTGAACAGGGCTATATTCTGAAATGTGCGGGACATTCCGAAATCAGTGCGTTTGCATGCTTTGGTTTCGAGCAGTTCCTTTCCGCGCATGGTGATGGAACCTTTGTCCGGGGTATAGCGACCTGAAATGCAATTGAGCATACTGGTTTTGCCCGCACCGTTTGGACCGATGAGAGACGTTATGCTCCCTTTGGGGACTTCGCAGGAAACACGGGAAAGAGCTGCAACACCTTTAAAAGTAAGCGTAATATTGTTGACGCTCAGCAATGGTTCATTATTCCCATTCATCCCTGAAATCCTCCGGCCCTACAACGTCGTAGCCGTTTTTCTGCAAAGCAGCGGCAACAGATGAAGGATTTTCAGCGTTGATTCGGATAACAACCATTCGGCAGTCATTATGTTTGAAGGTTCCGGTCGAGATAATTGAGTAACCGAGATCGTCAATCAGGCTTGCGACGTGTTTTAACACTCCGGGCCTGTCACTTACTTCAAAAACTATTCTGGAGCCGCCTTCCGCAAACCCCATTTCTTCCGCGAGCACATCAAGTATAACGTTTCGGTTTATATAACCGATAAGCTTAGCGTTGCCGTCCACTACGGCAAGTCCTGCGAGATTCTTTTCGCGCATTTTAGCTGCTGCGGCTTCAATTTCTGTTTCAGGGCTGATGGTGGTGATGTCTGTGCGCATTATTTTGCGTAAGGTCAGTTTGGATAGCAGATAGTTTATTTCATGCTTATCCAGTCCGGTCATCTTGGAAGGCATTGCCGCGCTTACATCTTCAGTGCGGACGTATCCGATGAGCTTATCGTTTTCTACAATCAGCAACATCCACAGCATGTGTTTTTCCATAAGAGCAGCAGCATCTTCCGCAAGAGCATCCGGAGATTGCGGCATGAAATCTTTCAGCATTTTTAGCCCGACGTACATCGTATAGGTTCCTCCTGAAACAAGTATTGTTCAGAACCTATTGGAAAGATTGTGCCAAGTTTTGTGGTGTTGCTTTTGGGGATTATAAAAAATCATTTTTCGGATATGTTTGGCAGTTAAAACAATCTCTTACGGTTTTTATGGAAGAGAAATATTTATTAATAATTTGTTTTTGTTCAACAAAGGCGGAGAATTTAACAGAAGGCACAGTGCAACTTTTGTTTACACGACGCACAGGTTTTACGAAGAATGCGCCTTTTGTTGCGCTGAGGCCGTTTTGCAATAAAAGTTGCACCTGCAATAAAAGTTGTATTTTAACCAAAGAAATTAAATTTATCTGCTTGTTTTGAATAAATATTATCTGTTACATTTAGTCGGATATTTAAAGATAGAATTATGGTTAATGCAGATAGTGTGCTTGTAAGGGAGAAAAATTGTTTTTTAATTCTTTAAGTAAAAGCCGCATTTTTAAAATGCTGAAACACGGGATGTATGTAGTTGTGCTCTCGATGTTTTTTTTGTCCGTTTCGGCAAAAAAATTATACTGTGCCCAAGTTCAAGATAATAAAAAATCTTATGCCGTTTTTAGCGGCGATAAAGTTCGGTATGCACAAAATCCACGTTCTGGAAATGTTCAGAAAACTTCTTCCGGGAATGAATCCTCTCAAAGTAAGTTTAGGAATAAGGCTGATCCGGCATTGGATTTCAGCGTTTTGGGTGAAGTTGTCATTCTTTTGCTGTTTGTCATTCTGTTAATATTTTTTTGGAATCGTAAGCTTTTTAAGTTGAATCAGATTTTAAATGAAGAAGTTGCGCAGCGCAGAAGGATGGAGAGTGTTCAGAGTTCACTGTACCGTATAACTCTTGCTGTTACGGAAGTCTCGGGCATGGAAGAGTTTTATTCTATAGTACAAAAACATATTAACGAGTTTATGTATGCTCGTAATTTTTATATTGCTTTTTATGACCAAGAAAAGGATGTGCTTAGCTTTCCTTATTTTACTGAAGACGTGGAGCCTATTCCTCCTCCAAGGTCTCTCGCAAAGGGTTTTACAGATTATGTGATAAGAACAGGTACTCCTTTGCTGGCGGACAGACGTAAACAGGCTGAGCTTATCTCGCTCGGTGAGCTGGAGATAATTGGAGCTCCTTCGGTTGTATGGCTCGGAGTTCCTCTTATCCATGAGGGGCGCACTATAGGTGTTTTAGCTGTGCAAAGTTATGATGAGTCGGAAATTTTAGATGAAGGGGATTTAGATATTCTCTTGTTTCTTTCTCCTTATGTCGGAATTGCGTTTGACCGGCTTCAATTGCATGAGCAGGCCCGTTTGAAAGCCTTGGCTTTACAAGAAAGTGAAGAGCGATTCAGGACTCTTTTTGAAGAATCATCTGATGCTGTAGTTTTAATAGATAATGAGCTTATCGTTCAGTGTAACCGGGCCGCCTATAAACTTCTGCACATGAATTCAAGTTCAGAGCTGATAGGCTTAAGCCCGAAAGAGGCGGGGCCTGAGTATCAGCCTGACGGAAGTTCTTCTTTGGAAAAGTTTCGCCGTATTGCAGGAGAGTGTTTGCTCAATGGGGCAGATCGTTTTGAGTGGATTCTAAAAAAAGCTGACGGCGAGGTTTTTCCGGTTGAAGTTTTGCTCACCCCGATCATGTATAAAGGGAAAAATATACTCCACGTTGTCTGGCGTGATATTACAGAAAGAAAAAAAGCAGAAGAAGCTTTAATTGAACGGGAAGTAAAATATAGAGCTCTTTTTGATTATGCGAATGATGCAATTGTTTTAATGGATTTAAACGGCAATTTCGTGAGTGCCAACCCGGAAGCT
This genomic stretch from Maridesulfovibrio ferrireducens harbors:
- a CDS encoding branched-chain amino acid ABC transporter permease; the encoded protein is MEYYFQLIINGLVVGSIYSLVALGFVIIYKATKVVNFAQGEMVMAGAYICFALTVQYQIPFALAFLMTLAFSVILGLVIERMILRPLIGEPIISVVMVTIGLSSILKSLVQVFWGTQIRVFPPILPQEPFILIGLPIAPVYVAAFVLCLLLFAVFSLFFKYSSIGIAMRATAFDQQAAQSMGIGIKNIFALSWCIAAVVSSIGGIILGNINGINSQLGHLGLKVFPAVILGGLDSLLGAALGGLIIGVLENVCEGVARELLNLGGFKEVASFVVLVIILMVKPYGLFGTKEIERV
- a CDS encoding AMP-binding protein, whose translation is MTKIYKTTLPALLIKNARERGDRTAMREKHHGIWQPFTYKDYLTITSEFAGGLKKLGIEKGDAIIIIGDNRPEWLWAQLAVQGIGGYSVGLYQDAPADEIGYVFTLSEAKLVVAEDQEQVDKIMSIRHELPQLKHIIYHDPKGLVGYKEEGLMSFDEICDMGRDTASDFEKWSKETAPDDIAIIATTSGSTGRPKLAMMSHTNLLSMAYNLGISDPKNESDEFVSFLPLAWMGEQMMAVASALLFGFCVNFPEEPDTIQENIREIGPHLIFSPPRVWENMAAKVRVRIMETTPFKRWIFNTLMPIGIKYAEKILHGEKPSNALELGYKLAEIGLFRAMRDRLGFSRIRSASTGGAPLGPDTFTFFHALGINLKQIYGQTEIAGISCIHKNGEINFDTVGEPISETQIKISDEGEVLSKSPAVFLGYLKNKEATAETLEDGWLKSGDAGYFKDNGQLIIIDRLSDVMELNDGTRFSPQFIENKIKFSTYVQETVVIGRERDYITAIICLDSDIAGRWAEQEQLTYTTYQDLAANPRLYDLIAKEVSSINETLQKGTSIKRFALLFKELDADDGELTRTRKIRRKVIEQRYEDLINALYNGDSMLNLTTRIRYQDGSERTMSGDIAIRELNNPARKV
- a CDS encoding ABC transporter ATP-binding protein produces the protein MNGNNEPLLSVNNITLTFKGVAALSRVSCEVPKGSITSLIGPNGAGKTSMLNCISGRYTPDKGSITMRGKELLETKACKRTDFGMSRTFQNIALFKGLSVLDNLMVGRHSRIKYGLLASLFYFGKARKEESIHRARVEEIIDFLGLSPYRHQAAGHLPYGVQKKVELGRALAAEPELLLLDEPMAGMNLEETEDMARYILDINEEWGISVFLVEHDMGVVMDISDHVVVLDFGRILASGTPEEVQSNPKVISAYLGDEDGLYQGR
- a CDS encoding CBS domain-containing protein, which produces MYVGLKMLKDFMPQSPDALAEDAAALMEKHMLWMLLIVENDKLIGYVRTEDVSAAMPSKMTGLDKHEINYLLSKLTLRKIMRTDITTISPETEIEAAAAKMREKNLAGLAVVDGNAKLIGYINRNVILDVLAEEMGFAEGGSRIVFEVSDRPGVLKHVASLIDDLGYSIISTGTFKHNDCRMVVIRINAENPSSVAAALQKNGYDVVGPEDFRDEWE